From Woronichinia naegeliana WA131, the proteins below share one genomic window:
- a CDS encoding IS4 family transposase, whose amino-acid sequence MARQHPRRKGNPDLRRKTNQPGVEIPEITKELFELLEPTMFTPLKYLQGTHEKMMRDRVLNLPVMVALVLSIVYRQIAGISEAVRLLEEEGLLWVASLKVSKQAVSKRMMNVPAEIFAILLKGVLEKAAEKGKKLQVGEKWEKIREKFSAVWIADGSTLEQIRKNMKISKEEKSKLGGKIMMVVEAFTQRPVTLWYTENDKSNDKIWCEELAAKLPENGLILVDMGFFSFVWFDLLTEAKKFFLTRFRAGTSYKTKQVLSQGSHYRDEIIIMGNYRSNPCKHPVRLVSVLWGTIWYQYLTNVLSPEQLSAEEVCDLYRRRWTIEEAFLLTKRLLGLAYLWVGNKNGVQIQIICTLIFYTVLNQLVGEVAIALNQPKEKISVEMVFRSLYYVAKAIARGEKPDTVTYLAERAKLFGLVKAERKRHREKAALNQQIWEPIPLS is encoded by the coding sequence GACTTACGTCGTAAGACAAATCAGCCAGGGGTAGAAATCCCTGAAATAACAAAAGAGTTGTTTGAATTACTAGAACCCACAATGTTTACACCATTAAAATATTTACAGGGAACTCATGAGAAAATGATGAGAGATAGGGTATTAAATTTACCAGTAATGGTGGCATTAGTGTTAAGTATAGTGTATCGTCAAATAGCGGGTATAAGTGAAGCGGTAAGACTGTTAGAGGAAGAGGGATTGCTATGGGTAGCATCATTAAAAGTAAGCAAACAGGCAGTATCAAAAAGAATGATGAATGTGCCAGCCGAAATATTTGCAATATTACTAAAAGGAGTGTTAGAAAAAGCAGCCGAAAAAGGGAAGAAGCTCCAAGTAGGAGAAAAATGGGAAAAAATAAGAGAAAAGTTTAGTGCAGTGTGGATAGCAGATGGCTCAACGCTAGAGCAGATAAGGAAAAATATGAAAATAAGTAAAGAAGAAAAGAGTAAATTGGGGGGTAAAATAATGATGGTAGTGGAAGCCTTTACCCAAAGACCCGTTACTTTATGGTACACAGAAAATGATAAATCAAATGATAAAATATGGTGTGAAGAATTGGCAGCTAAATTACCAGAAAATGGTTTAATTCTTGTAGATATGGGATTTTTTAGCTTTGTGTGGTTTGATTTGTTAACAGAAGCTAAAAAGTTTTTTCTAACCAGATTTAGAGCGGGTACATCTTACAAAACCAAACAAGTATTGTCTCAAGGTAGTCATTACAGAGATGAGATTATCATTATGGGAAATTACCGTTCTAATCCTTGCAAGCATCCGGTGAGATTAGTCTCAGTATTATGGGGAACAATCTGGTATCAGTATTTAACAAATGTGTTGTCTCCCGAACAACTGTCCGCCGAAGAGGTCTGTGATTTATATCGAAGACGATGGACAATCGAAGAAGCCTTTTTATTAACGAAAAGACTTTTAGGACTAGCCTATTTATGGGTAGGGAATAAGAATGGTGTCCAAATCCAGATTATTTGCACTTTGATTTTCTATACGGTCTTAAATCAATTGGTAGGGGAAGTGGCGATTGCTCTAAATCAACCGAAAGAAAAAATCTCAGTAGAGATGGTGTTTCGGAGTCTATACTATGTAGCGAAGGCTATTGCTAGAGGAGAAAAGCCTGATACAGTAACCTATCTGGCTGAACGTGCTAAGTTATTTGGTTTGGTCAAAGCTGAGAGAAAGCGACATCGAGAAAAGGCCGCTCTCAATCAACAAATTTGGGAACCCATTCCTTTAAGTTGA
- a CDS encoding PAP/fibrillin family protein, whose amino-acid sequence MQEKTKLLEAIAGRNRGLRATEMDRINILTAVEHLEDLNPNAQPLNNQSLLDGNWRLLYTTSRNLLGLDRFPLIDLGEIYQCIRTTESKLYNIAEFVGLPFLDSLVVVVASFVPVSERRVEVKFERTIVGLQKIIGYKNPNQLIQDLELEKRFLAVDFGLPQRESLGWLEITYLDEDLRIGRGSEGSVFILAKDNYHG is encoded by the coding sequence ATGCAGGAAAAAACAAAACTCCTCGAAGCGATCGCGGGCAGAAATCGAGGCTTACGGGCGACAGAAATGGATCGGATCAATATTCTGACAGCAGTAGAGCATTTGGAAGATCTCAATCCCAATGCCCAGCCCCTAAATAATCAATCTCTATTAGATGGCAACTGGCGATTACTTTATACGACTAGTCGCAATCTGTTAGGCTTGGATCGCTTTCCCCTGATCGACCTGGGGGAAATTTATCAATGTATTCGGACAACGGAATCTAAACTCTACAATATCGCTGAATTTGTTGGCCTACCTTTTCTGGATAGTTTGGTGGTGGTAGTGGCCAGCTTCGTGCCGGTTTCTGAACGTCGAGTTGAAGTCAAGTTTGAACGCACCATCGTCGGGTTACAAAAAATTATCGGCTATAAAAATCCCAATCAACTGATTCAGGATCTAGAACTGGAAAAACGCTTTTTAGCAGTGGATTTTGGCCTACCCCAACGAGAATCTCTGGGCTGGTTAGAAATCACCTACTTAGACGAAGATCTCCGCATCGGACGCGGTAGTGAAGGCAGCGTTTTTATCTTGGCAAAAGACAATTATCATGGGTAA